The Pseudomonadota bacterium genome has a segment encoding these proteins:
- a CDS encoding 4Fe-4S binding protein produces MSIRITEECINCGCCEDVCPMLAIHEDPAGNARTVDPARCTECVGLYARIMCQVECPVEACVADPARRETEAELLDKARRLMPEHTFGHPAPSHFR; encoded by the coding sequence GTGAGCATCCGGATCACGGAAGAGTGCATCAACTGCGGCTGTTGCGAGGACGTCTGCCCGATGCTCGCGATCCACGAGGATCCGGCCGGCAACGCGCGCACCGTCGACCCCGCCCGATGCACGGAGTGCGTCGGCCTGTACGCCCGGATCATGTGCCAGGTCGAGTGCCCGGTCGAGGCGTGCGTCGCCGATCCCGCCCGGCGGGAGACCGAGGCCGAGCTGCTCGACAAGGCGCGGCGGTTGATGCCCGAGCACACCTTCGGCCACCCGGCCCCGTCGCACTTCCGTTAA
- a CDS encoding saccharopine dehydrogenase NADP-binding domain-containing protein: MKRVLVLGAGLVAKPLIDYFAEREGFALTVADIFVEKARALLAGRTGCAAVALDASRNDELAGLVASHDVAVSLLPAPMHPIVAALCLTHKKHMATASYVSQAMREMHADAAANDLVFVNECGVDPGLDHMSAMRVIHGATRRGGKIVSFRSYCGGLPAPEANTNPIGYKFSWAPRGVLVAATNPARFLRDGAVVEVPGTELFADPEPVEFPGAGSFEGYPNRDALPYIEMYGLDGVRTMFRGTLRHLGHCASWYHWVKLGLFDQRPRSDLAGLTYKRFMQGFVGGAGNLQKALSVALSVPESSPAISNLEWLGLFHESPVSISEGGNVDILASRMLEKCSFAPGERDLLIMRHEFEVEYPGKSERVASSLVAYGVPGGDSAMARTVSLPLAIAVRLIAEGAIPPPGVVTPVHPELYGPILDELARDFGIAFDEGVI, translated from the coding sequence ATGAAACGAGTTCTTGTCCTGGGTGCCGGCCTGGTCGCGAAGCCGCTCATCGACTACTTCGCCGAACGCGAGGGGTTCGCGCTGACCGTCGCCGACATCTTCGTCGAAAAGGCCCGCGCGCTCCTCGCCGGCCGCACCGGTTGCGCCGCCGTCGCCCTGGACGCGAGCCGCAACGACGAGCTTGCGGGGCTCGTCGCGTCGCACGACGTCGCGGTCTCCCTCCTCCCCGCGCCGATGCACCCGATCGTGGCCGCTCTGTGCCTCACGCACAAGAAGCACATGGCGACGGCGTCGTACGTCAGCCAGGCCATGCGCGAGATGCACGCGGACGCCGCGGCGAACGACCTCGTCTTCGTCAACGAGTGCGGCGTGGATCCCGGGCTCGACCACATGTCGGCGATGCGGGTCATCCACGGTGCGACGCGGCGCGGCGGTAAGATCGTCTCCTTCCGATCCTACTGCGGCGGCCTCCCGGCGCCGGAGGCGAACACGAACCCGATAGGCTACAAGTTCTCGTGGGCGCCGCGCGGCGTGCTCGTGGCGGCGACGAACCCGGCGCGGTTCCTCAGGGACGGCGCGGTCGTCGAGGTGCCGGGCACCGAGCTGTTCGCCGACCCCGAGCCGGTCGAGTTCCCCGGGGCCGGGAGCTTCGAGGGCTACCCGAACCGCGACGCGCTCCCCTACATCGAGATGTACGGCCTCGACGGCGTCCGGACGATGTTCCGCGGCACCCTGCGCCACCTTGGGCACTGCGCGTCGTGGTACCACTGGGTCAAGCTCGGGCTGTTCGATCAGCGGCCGCGCTCCGATCTCGCCGGCCTGACCTACAAGCGGTTCATGCAGGGCTTCGTGGGCGGCGCCGGCAACCTCCAGAAGGCGCTCTCCGTCGCGCTCTCCGTGCCCGAGAGCTCCCCCGCGATCTCCAACCTGGAGTGGCTCGGGCTGTTCCACGAGTCGCCGGTGTCGATCTCCGAGGGCGGCAACGTGGACATCCTCGCCTCCCGCATGCTCGAGAAGTGCTCGTTCGCGCCGGGCGAACGCGATCTGCTCATCATGCGGCACGAATTCGAAGTCGAGTACCCCGGGAAGTCCGAGCGGGTTGCGTCGTCGCTCGTCGCGTACGGGGTCCCCGGCGGCGACAGCGCCATGGCGCGGACGGTCTCCCTGCCGCTCGCGATCGCGGTCCGCCTGATCGCCGAGGGCGCGATCCCGCCACCCGGGGTCGTGACCCCGGTCCACCCCGAGCTCTACGGCCCGATCCTCGACGAGCTCGCGCGCGACTTCGGCATCGCGTTCGACGAGGGCGTCATCTGA
- a CDS encoding LCP family protein, which produces MSVDFGKRQRVARLFSVACCAALLVATRQWACSDDQGPRAGAGSPALLPGDASAEDPADAGPAAVSAVTPEPIEAGNGLEYALLLGFDGPISPPGRTDAILVLALDFDRNAIGVVSVPRDLWVDIPGFEPGRINKIYRIGENLRGRGQGHRLLKGVIARELGVPISHTVAVDMGGFEEIVDLLGGIQVDVDCPIRDNFVSKDAPSGYEPLALDAGRQLLDGRTALLYSRSRHGRSDLDRSRRQQAVLAGMWRRAARFDTLGRLPSLWEKLEGRVRTDLDLAAVLRYAALARKAGGEGIHGLVLREPTVYQWRSPDGQSALRLDRAAFRADLARLFDAPKPGKREGATCRPADVALRWRELRGKGGAAETGTDPKEPVDAGI; this is translated from the coding sequence ATGTCCGTCGATTTCGGGAAGAGGCAACGGGTCGCTCGGCTTTTTTCTGTCGCCTGCTGCGCTGCCTTGCTCGTCGCCACGCGCCAGTGGGCCTGCTCGGATGATCAGGGTCCCCGGGCGGGCGCCGGATCGCCGGCGCTTCTTCCCGGCGACGCCTCGGCAGAGGATCCCGCGGACGCCGGTCCGGCCGCCGTCAGCGCCGTGACACCGGAGCCGATCGAGGCCGGAAATGGCCTCGAGTACGCGCTGTTGCTCGGCTTCGACGGGCCGATCTCGCCTCCCGGCCGGACCGACGCGATCCTCGTCCTCGCGCTCGACTTCGACAGGAACGCGATCGGCGTGGTGAGCGTGCCGAGGGACCTGTGGGTCGACATCCCAGGCTTCGAGCCCGGCAGGATCAACAAGATCTACCGCATCGGCGAAAACCTGCGCGGCCGCGGCCAGGGCCACCGGCTGCTCAAGGGGGTAATCGCGCGGGAGCTCGGCGTCCCGATCAGCCACACGGTCGCGGTCGACATGGGCGGCTTCGAGGAGATCGTCGATCTGCTCGGCGGCATCCAAGTGGACGTGGACTGCCCGATCCGGGACAACTTCGTCTCAAAGGACGCCCCGTCCGGGTACGAGCCGCTCGCGCTCGACGCCGGGCGGCAGCTGCTGGACGGGCGAACCGCCCTCCTCTACTCCCGCTCGCGCCACGGTCGCTCGGACCTGGACCGCTCCCGCCGGCAGCAGGCGGTGCTCGCCGGGATGTGGCGCCGCGCCGCCCGGTTCGACACGCTCGGGCGACTGCCATCGCTCTGGGAGAAGCTCGAGGGCCGGGTCCGGACGGATCTCGATCTCGCGGCGGTGCTGCGCTACGCGGCGCTCGCCCGAAAGGCGGGCGGCGAGGGGATCCACGGCCTGGTGCTGCGCGAGCCGACGGTCTACCAGTGGCGCTCGCCCGACGGGCAGTCCGCGCTGCGCCTCGACCGGGCCGCGTTCCGGGCCGATCTCGCGCGGCTGTTCGACGCGCCGAAGCCCGGCAAGCGGGAGGGGGCGACGTGCCGCCCGGCCGACGTGGCGCTTAGGTGGCGCGAGCTGCGCGGCAAGGGTGGCGCGGCGGAGACGGGCACCGACCCGAAGGAACCTGTGGACGCGGGGATCTGA
- a CDS encoding choice-of-anchor L domain-containing protein, whose translation MTARRRILALAFLVSAAWPAGCGPDRRDVPEDEDTDTDTDPGCDCGDLDETSAADLAAAMNLCPGAYLDAVSLDMTSSDGLRGFGIAPQLGTSDCLEAPHRCVMLAISTGPLDEENPNFAEDMGDDGASTDLDPQPEYQGGDPATGDPAEACDRNQLRVTLTVPEGKQGFSFDFLFASAEYDEFLNFGFNDTFYAIMEYDALNDGATTNIAFDDAGNEIEVDAEFFENDMHPCSETGSHWSQTTSGNAGSTGWLRTSWPVAPGDTFNLTFSIHDELDNLFDSIVLLDRFRWLDEAPTGVTVPIE comes from the coding sequence ATGACGGCGCGGCGCCGGATCCTCGCGCTCGCGTTCCTGGTGTCCGCCGCCTGGCCCGCCGGCTGCGGGCCGGATCGGCGCGACGTGCCCGAGGACGAGGACACCGACACGGACACGGATCCGGGCTGCGACTGCGGCGATCTCGACGAGACCTCCGCCGCCGACCTCGCGGCGGCGATGAACCTCTGCCCGGGGGCGTACCTCGACGCCGTGTCCCTGGACATGACGAGCTCCGACGGGCTGCGCGGGTTCGGCATCGCGCCGCAGCTCGGCACCAGCGACTGCCTCGAGGCGCCGCACAGGTGCGTGATGCTCGCGATCTCGACCGGGCCGCTGGACGAGGAGAACCCCAACTTCGCGGAGGACATGGGGGACGACGGCGCCTCCACCGACCTCGATCCGCAGCCCGAGTACCAGGGCGGCGATCCGGCGACCGGCGACCCGGCGGAGGCCTGCGACCGCAACCAGCTGCGCGTGACCCTGACCGTGCCCGAGGGCAAGCAGGGGTTCTCGTTCGACTTCCTCTTCGCGTCGGCCGAGTACGACGAATTCCTGAACTTCGGATTCAACGACACGTTCTACGCGATCATGGAGTACGACGCGCTGAACGACGGCGCGACGACGAACATCGCGTTCGACGACGCCGGCAACGAGATCGAGGTGGACGCGGAGTTCTTCGAGAACGACATGCACCCGTGCAGCGAGACCGGATCGCACTGGTCGCAGACCACCAGCGGCAACGCCGGCTCCACAGGCTGGCTCCGCACGAGCTGGCCCGTGGCCCCGGGCGACACGTTCAACCTCACGTTCTCGATCCACGACGAACTGGACAACCTCTTCGACTCGATCGTGCTCCTCGACCGCTTCCGCTGGCTGGACGAGGCGCCGACGGGGGTCACGGTGCCGATCGAGTAG
- a CDS encoding glutamine synthetase family protein: MVDKLALTNPLSRMIDKDREEFTRADLLRVAAEQGIERFTFRYTGGDGQLKELKLPFTTLRHAERILAAGERLDGSSLFKGLVNTANSDLYVVPIYKSAFINPFNPGSIDFICRFLDKDGARAPFTPDNILGLAHDRFQSRTGMELHALGELEFFLLRPGGDELFTPPKQAGYHMSSPFFKSGDVVNEMVRHIAQITGAVKYAHAEVGYIDCLRSDRPLLAGRRGGQHEIELLTRPIDEAGDFVALAKWIIRNVAYKHGMLATFSPKLEEGIAGSGMHFHMELVKGGRNLMTAAGGALSDDALKLIGGLVQYASTLSAFGNTVASAFLRLVPNQEAPTRICWSHSNRSALIRVPLGWAGTSDLARTVNPGEKTPFVEERGVQTVEIRSPDGSAMFHLLLAGLTTAAEWGLTQPGAIDLARKTRVEGNIFTDKELLARLEALPGSCVACGRLLAERRAMYEEYGNFPKQVIDHVIEMLARENDEHLNRQLSQMPAEERLHATRQVMHKDIHRH, from the coding sequence GTGGTCGACAAACTCGCCCTGACAAACCCCCTGAGCCGGATGATCGACAAGGATCGCGAGGAGTTCACCCGGGCGGATCTCCTGCGCGTCGCGGCGGAGCAGGGGATCGAGCGGTTCACGTTCCGCTACACCGGCGGCGACGGCCAGCTCAAGGAGCTCAAGCTCCCGTTCACCACGCTCCGGCACGCGGAGCGGATCCTCGCCGCGGGCGAGCGGCTCGACGGGTCGTCGCTCTTCAAGGGGCTCGTCAACACGGCGAATTCCGATCTCTATGTCGTGCCGATCTACAAGTCGGCGTTCATCAACCCGTTCAACCCCGGGAGCATCGATTTCATCTGCCGGTTCCTCGACAAGGACGGCGCGAGGGCGCCGTTCACGCCGGACAACATCCTCGGCCTCGCGCACGACAGGTTCCAGAGCCGGACCGGGATGGAGCTCCACGCCCTCGGCGAGCTCGAGTTCTTCCTGCTCCGGCCGGGCGGCGACGAGCTCTTCACCCCGCCGAAGCAGGCCGGCTACCACATGTCTTCGCCGTTCTTCAAGAGCGGTGACGTCGTGAACGAGATGGTGCGCCACATCGCGCAGATCACCGGCGCGGTCAAGTACGCGCACGCGGAGGTCGGCTACATCGACTGCCTGCGCTCGGACCGGCCGCTCCTCGCCGGCCGCCGCGGCGGGCAGCACGAGATCGAGCTCCTGACGCGGCCCATCGACGAGGCGGGCGACTTCGTCGCGCTCGCCAAGTGGATCATCCGCAACGTCGCGTACAAGCACGGCATGCTCGCCACGTTCTCGCCCAAGCTCGAGGAGGGGATCGCCGGGAGCGGGATGCACTTCCACATGGAGCTCGTGAAGGGCGGCCGGAACCTGATGACCGCCGCCGGAGGCGCCCTGTCCGACGACGCGCTCAAGCTGATAGGCGGGCTCGTGCAGTACGCGTCGACGCTCTCGGCGTTCGGGAACACGGTGGCGTCCGCGTTCCTCAGGCTCGTGCCGAACCAGGAGGCGCCGACGCGCATCTGCTGGAGCCACTCGAACCGCTCGGCCTTGATCCGCGTCCCGCTCGGGTGGGCCGGGACGTCCGATCTCGCCCGCACCGTGAACCCGGGGGAGAAGACGCCGTTCGTCGAGGAGCGCGGGGTGCAGACCGTGGAGATCCGATCCCCGGACGGCTCCGCGATGTTCCACCTGCTGCTCGCCGGGCTCACCACCGCGGCCGAGTGGGGCCTCACGCAGCCCGGCGCGATAGACCTCGCCCGGAAGACGCGCGTCGAGGGGAACATCTTCACCGACAAGGAGCTGCTCGCGCGGCTCGAGGCGCTCCCGGGCTCGTGCGTCGCGTGCGGCCGTCTCCTCGCGGAGCGGCGCGCGATGTACGAGGAGTACGGCAACTTCCCGAAGCAGGTCATCGATCACGTGATCGAGATGCTCGCCCGGGAGAACGACGAGCACCTCAACCGACAGCTCTCCCAGATGCCGGCCGAGGAGCGGCTCCACGCCACGCGTCAGGTGATGCACAAGGACATCCACCGCCACTAG
- the radC gene encoding DNA repair protein RadC produces the protein MSSLRHWPSVDLPRERLRGKGAAALGDAELVALLIGAGGQGENALESSQRILREAGGLDRLAATGLGALAGVPGLGEAKASRILAAIELGLRVVERRSEAPQRAFCRSEEIWEAYRARLGALHQEVFLVVGLNNRNETLREEIVAKGTISECVVSPREVFRPMIAEAAARIVALHNHPSGDPSPSPEDVALTRRLAEAGALIGIPLLDHVVIGRRGYASLRDMGVIR, from the coding sequence GTGTCCTCTCTGCGCCATTGGCCGTCCGTCGACCTGCCCCGGGAGCGGCTCCGCGGGAAGGGGGCGGCCGCGCTCGGCGACGCGGAGCTCGTCGCGTTGCTTATAGGCGCCGGGGGACAGGGCGAGAACGCGCTCGAGTCCTCGCAGCGGATCCTCAGGGAGGCGGGGGGGCTCGACCGGCTCGCGGCGACGGGGCTCGGCGCGCTGGCCGGCGTGCCCGGCCTCGGCGAGGCCAAGGCGTCGCGGATCCTCGCCGCGATCGAGCTCGGCCTGCGGGTCGTCGAGCGGCGCTCCGAGGCGCCCCAGCGCGCCTTCTGCCGCAGCGAGGAGATCTGGGAGGCGTACCGGGCGCGGCTCGGCGCGCTCCACCAGGAGGTGTTCCTGGTCGTGGGGCTGAACAACCGCAACGAGACGCTGCGCGAGGAGATCGTGGCCAAGGGAACGATCAGCGAGTGCGTCGTGAGCCCGCGCGAGGTGTTCCGCCCGATGATCGCGGAGGCGGCCGCCCGCATCGTCGCGCTGCACAACCACCCCTCCGGGGATCCGTCGCCGAGCCCGGAGGACGTGGCGCTCACCCGGCGGCTCGCCGAGGCCGGGGCGCTGATCGGCATCCCGCTGCTCGATCACGTCGTGATCGGGCGCCGCGGCTACGCGAGCCTGCGCGACATGGGGGTGATCAGATGA
- the tnpA gene encoding IS200/IS605 family transposase codes for MKQRHSFHRLFYHLVFATKHREPWIAAPEDGVALLGLFRAKAAALDAYVEEFGCYKDHVHLLLRSGPTVALSELYGQLKGFAAWEIRGRCPSIPFRWQDGVWIETVAPARSDSLRTYIRDQWRRHESRSIIEEWEPPSDCP; via the coding sequence TTGAAACAGCGGCACTCGTTTCACCGCCTTTTTTATCATCTCGTCTTTGCGACGAAGCACCGGGAGCCGTGGATCGCGGCGCCCGAAGACGGAGTGGCGCTCCTCGGGCTGTTCCGCGCAAAGGCCGCTGCGTTGGACGCCTACGTCGAGGAGTTCGGCTGTTACAAGGATCACGTGCACCTTCTCTTGCGGAGCGGGCCGACCGTCGCCCTCAGCGAACTCTACGGGCAGCTCAAGGGCTTCGCGGCGTGGGAGATCCGCGGGCGTTGTCCGTCGATCCCGTTCCGGTGGCAGGACGGTGTGTGGATCGAAACGGTCGCCCCAGCCAGGAGCGACTCGTTGCGCACCTACATCCGCGATCAGTGGCGTCGGCACGAGTCGCGGTCAATCATCGAGGAATGGGAGCCTCCGTCGGACTGCCCGTAG